The Geobacter sp. AOG2 genome includes a window with the following:
- a CDS encoding NAD+ synthase: MAGLVANTELLRTILVGFVRDEVHKVGVRKAVLGLSGGIDSALVAFIAAEALGAENVHAVCMPYKSSNPESEAHARLVAQACGVSFSLVPITPMVDAYFGMFPDADNMRRGNKMARERMTILFDHSARYSALVLGTSNKTELLLGYGTLFGDMASALNPIGDLYKTQIWQLSEAMGVPSAVIEKKPSADLWAGQTDEEELGFSYRQVDELLYRMVDLRLTREELIVAGFAPEFIDTIYKKVQNSHFKRRLPVIAKVSNRTIDRDFRYSRDWGK, from the coding sequence CTGTTACGCACGATCCTGGTCGGCTTCGTGCGGGACGAAGTGCATAAGGTGGGGGTCAGAAAGGCCGTGCTGGGGCTGTCGGGGGGGATCGACTCGGCCTTGGTTGCGTTCATCGCCGCCGAGGCGTTGGGAGCCGAGAATGTGCACGCCGTCTGCATGCCTTATAAAAGCAGCAACCCGGAGAGCGAAGCCCATGCCCGGCTGGTGGCCCAGGCATGCGGCGTGAGTTTCTCGCTGGTGCCGATCACCCCCATGGTGGACGCCTATTTCGGGATGTTCCCGGATGCGGACAACATGCGGCGTGGCAACAAAATGGCTCGTGAACGGATGACCATCCTCTTCGACCACTCGGCGCGCTATTCCGCCCTGGTGCTGGGAACCAGCAACAAAACCGAGCTGCTGCTCGGCTACGGGACCCTCTTCGGCGACATGGCCAGCGCCCTCAACCCCATCGGCGATCTGTACAAGACCCAAATCTGGCAATTGTCCGAGGCCATGGGCGTGCCGAGCGCGGTGATCGAGAAGAAGCCCTCCGCTGACCTGTGGGCAGGCCAGACCGACGAGGAGGAACTGGGTTTTTCCTACCGTCAGGTGGACGAGTTGCTCTACCGCATGGTAGACCTGCGCCTGACCAGGGAGGAGTTGATCGTCGCGGGGTTTGCTCCTGAGTTCATCGACACCATCTACAAAAAAGTGCAGAATTCCCACTTCAAACGGCGCTTGCCGGTGATTGCCAAGGTATCCAACCGTACCATTGACCGGGATTTCAGGTACTCCCGCGATTGGGGCAAGTAA